In the Pontibacillus sp. HMF3514 genome, AAGAACTAGCCACTCAAATTAACCCTAAAAACACAATCATTTCCCATGTTGAAGCGGCTGGTCCCTATGTGAACCTTTTCTTAAATAAATCCCAATTTGCCACAGAGCTCCTTCAAACGATCATCACGGAAGGTCAACAATATGGAACGCAATCATATGGTGCTGGTAAAACCATCACGATGGATGTATCGCACCCAAATATAGCGAAACCATTTTCAATGGGGCATCTCCGATCAACGGTGATCGGCAATGCAATCGGAAACCTACTTGAGAAAACAGGTTACAACGTCGAGCGTCTCAACTACCTGGGGGATTGGGGGACCCAGTTCGGAAAACTTATTGCGGCTTATAAACTTTGGGGAGATGAGGAAAAAGTTCGTGCCAACCCCATCCAAGAACTCCTTAATCTCTATGTATATTTTCACGAAAAAGCAGAGGAGGACAACTCACTTGACCAGCTCGGCCGCGATTGGTTTAAAAAGCTAGAAAAGGGTGATGAAGAGGCAACGAAGATTTGGAAGTGGTTCCGTGAAGAGTCTTTAGAGGCGTTCCAAACGATTTATGATCTACTTAATGTCTCGTTTGACTCGTACAAAGGTGAATCCTCTTTCCATGCTCAATCCGATCAAATTATCGAGATGCTAAATCAAAAAGGATTGCTAGAAGAGTCGGATGGTGCACAAGTTGTTCGTCTTGATGATTTAGATATGCCACCAGCGCTTATCAAAAAATCCGATGGCACGACACTTTATACAACCCGTGACCTTGCAGCTGCGATCTATCGTAAGGAAACCTATCAACATGCGGAATCCCTCTATGTGGTTGGAAATGAGCAAAGTCTTCACTTCAATCAGGTAAGAGCTGTCCTTTATAAACTTGGGTATGAGTGGTCAGGTGAAATTACCCACATTTCTTTTGGTATGATGCTGAAGGATGGGAAGAAAATGTCCACACGTAAAGGGAAAGTCGTATTTCTGGAGGAAGCACTAGAAAAAGCGATTCAATATGCCAAAGAAAATGTGGAAGAGAAAAATCCATACTTAGCCCAAAAAGATGAGGTTGCTCGCCAAATTGGTGTGGGAGCGGTGATCTTCCACGATCTGAAAAATGACCGTCGTAATGATATTGAGTTTTCCTATGATGAAATGCTGCGTTTTGATGGTGATACAGCACCGTATTTGCAGTACACCTATGCGCGTGCCAAGTCCATTTTACGTAAAGCTGGGGCTACTTCAACAAGCTATCAATTTCATGAAGCGGATTGGGATTATTCGTGGCCGATTATTCAAAAAATGGCTTCCTTCCCTGATGTGATTCAACAAGCCGTTTATTATTACGATCCGTCTAAAATGGCGAAGTACTTGCTGAAGCTTGCACAAAATTTTAATAGCTACTA is a window encoding:
- the argS gene encoding arginine--tRNA ligase, yielding MNYQNDIITILQKALQNNLSTEQIENLLETPKHTHMGDVALPCFELAKIEKKNPAQIAQELATQINPKNTIISHVEAAGPYVNLFLNKSQFATELLQTIITEGQQYGTQSYGAGKTITMDVSHPNIAKPFSMGHLRSTVIGNAIGNLLEKTGYNVERLNYLGDWGTQFGKLIAAYKLWGDEEKVRANPIQELLNLYVYFHEKAEEDNSLDQLGRDWFKKLEKGDEEATKIWKWFREESLEAFQTIYDLLNVSFDSYKGESSFHAQSDQIIEMLNQKGLLEESDGAQVVRLDDLDMPPALIKKSDGTTLYTTRDLAAAIYRKETYQHAESLYVVGNEQSLHFNQVRAVLYKLGYEWSGEITHISFGMMLKDGKKMSTRKGKVVFLEEALEKAIQYAKENVEEKNPYLAQKDEVARQIGVGAVIFHDLKNDRRNDIEFSYDEMLRFDGDTAPYLQYTYARAKSILRKAGATSTSYQFHEADWDYSWPIIQKMASFPDVIQQAVYYYDPSKMAKYLLKLAQNFNSYYANVRILEEGPNQSSRLALVQSVSVVIKEGLSLLGIEAPEEM